The Cervus elaphus chromosome 21, mCerEla1.1, whole genome shotgun sequence genome window below encodes:
- the CA13 gene encoding carbonic anhydrase 13 — protein MSGFSWGYGERDGPVHWNEFFPIADGDQQSPIEIKTKEVRYDSSLRPLGIKYDASSAKIISNSGHSFNVDFDDTDDKSVLRGGPLTGSYRLRQFHLHWGSADDHGSEHVVDGVRYAAELHVVHWNSDKYPSFVEAAHEPDGLAVLGIFLQIGEHNPQLQKITDILDSIKEKGKQTRFTNFDPLCLLPPCRDYWTYPGSLTVPPLLESVTWIILKQPINISSQQLATFRTLLCSREGEAAAFLLSNRRPPQPLRGREVRASFR, from the exons GTCCTGTTCATTGGAATGAATTTTTCCCTATTGCTGATGGGGATCAACAATCTCCGATTGAGATTAAAACCAAAGAAGTGAGATATGATTCCTCCCTCCGACCTCTTGGCATCAAGTACGATGCCAGCTCAGCTAAAATCATCAGTAACAGTGGCCACTCCTTCAACGTTGACTTTGATGACACGGACGACAAATCAG TTCTGCGTGGGGGCCCCCTCACTGGAAGCTACAGGTTACGGCAGTTTCACCTTCACTGGGGGTCCGCTGATGATCACGGCTCCGAACACGTGGTGGACGGCGTGAGGTACGCTGCAGAG CTCCACGTTGTTCACTGGAATTCAGACAAATACCCCAGCTTTGTTGAGGCAGCTCATGAGCCAGATGGACTAGCTGTCTTGGGAATATTTTTGCAG ATTGGTGAACATAATCCCCAACTGCAAAAGATTACTGACATTTTGGATTCCATTAAAGAAAAG gGTAAACAAACTCGGTTCACGAATTTCGACCCGCTATGTCTGCTTCCTCCATGCCGGGATTATTGGACGTATCCTGGCTCTCTTACGGTCCCACCTCTTCTGGAGAGCGTCACTTGGATCATTTTAAAGCAGCCTATAAACATCAGCTCCCAACAG CTGGCCACGTTCCGCACCCTGCTCTGCAGCAGGGAGGGTGAAGCCGCGGCGTTTCTGTTGAGCAATCGCCGTCCGCCACAGCCTCTGAGGGGCCGAGAAGTGAGGGCCTCTTTCCGTTAA